The genomic segment ACAGGTGGACGAACCCGGCGCAGGTGGCGATGACGATCGCGGCCAGGTCGACCACCGCCCAGGTGATGTTGAAGTTGAGGGCGGAGACGGCATGGGCGCGCAGCGTCGTCGACGTCTCGCCCTTGGTCAGCAGGGTGACCAAGGGGGCCACCCAACCGAGCAGGCCGCCGAAGAAGATGCCGACGGCGGCGAGGGCGTGGGTCAGCACGGCCCAGTTGCGTTCTTCGGTGTCGTGGTAGCCGGGCGGGGCGGGGGATGGTCCGGTCATGCGCACACGGTACGCAACTGCCCGGTGGTGCGGTATCGCCCCGGCCGTCCCGATCGAGGTAACCGATCGGGCACGAGCGACCACCGGGCCGGAGTCCGGTGGTCGGACGTCAGCGCCAGTCGAGGAAGAAGAGGGCGTCGAGCATGTTCGCAAACTCCCCGCTCGGCTCGATCTTCTTCGGCGTGGAGCCCGGCTTCAGGTCGGAGACGAAGTAGTGCCGCTCGGTTTCCTTGACGGAGAGGAATGCGAACCGCTGCCCGTCTGGTGAGATCCCCAGGACGAAGTTCTTGTGATCGTTGCTGGGCAGGATGGGCGCGCTGAGCTTGGCGTCCGGGGTGAGGTCGAGCGTCGAGAACCGCTGACCGGAGAACCCCGAGGTACACAGCACCGTGTCGTTGTCGATCCAGCCGATCGCGCCGCCACTCCTGGTCTTCTTGTCGCAGTACAGGGGCGGTGCCTGCTCGATCGCGTCGGGTCCGATGAAGCGGCGGTGGTCGGAGAGGTCCAGCAGGCCGCCCTCGGTCAGCAGGCGCCTTCCGTCCGGCGAGAGTCGGGCGCTGTTGCCCAACACCGCCGTGTCCGGCGTTCCGACCACGAAGACGTGGCGTTCACCGACGAACTCCACCGACTGCTGGTCGGCTACCTTGTGGTCTCCGGCGAGTGCTCGGCGCGCAACGTAGTTCTTGTCGTCGACCTCCTTGGTGAACCACACCGCGCTTCCGTCCGGTGCCATGGCGGCGTTGTCCTCGTGTGGCGTGGTTCCGAAATCCTCCTGCCCGGTCAGGTCGGTGAGCTTGCCTGAGCGGTCGACGTAGCCGACGTGTGTCGCCTTGCTCTCTGGATCCTGGATGACCACGGCCAATTTGGTGAAGTCCCGGTCGAAGAGCGATCTGACCGCGAGGATGTCGTCGTTGTCGGTCAGGTTCGTCGGCGCGCACAGGTCTTCCAACGCGGTGCCGGGCCGGACCCCGTCGACCTTGGTGAGCACGGTGTCCGGCAGTCGGAACTCGGCGTGTGCCTTCTTCGTCAGGCTCTGTGGATTCCAACCGTCGACGGTGACGACCGTCCCGCCGCTGTCGCCCGTCGAGCAGCGTGCCGTGACGACCATGTCCCGCTGGGAAAAGTCGGCCCGGCCCTTGGCCGTCGAGGAGCTCCGGGCCTGACTGCCTTCGCCCGGCCCCGGCCCAGGCGTGCCGTGGCCGGAGGAGCAGCCCGTAAGGCCGGCCGTCAAAGCCAGCGAGAGAACGACTGCCCGCACCTTCGGTGAGCCGACCATCGCGTCTACCTCGTAATCCATGTTGACGAAGCACTCAAAGGGTTAGAAGTTAGCAAAGGAAGCAGCCAGCAGCGTGGTATGGCACCGCAAGGCGGAATTCATCCGATGCCGGGTGTGCCGGGGCGAAGTGCACCCGGGGCGTTCGCTACCTGCTCTGCCTGCTCCCCGACTTCGGACACGGTGCTACGGGCCAGCTTCGTCGGGCGATCTTGCGTGCCGGGATGTGACGTTCCGGTAGGAGCGGGCGGCCGGCTCAGGGTCGTAGACTGGCACTCGTTGCTCTGGAGTGCCAGTGTCGAGTGGCCGGGGTGCGGCCCGGGTTGCGAGGGAGGTGGTCGGTGTGAGTCTCGATGAGCGCAAGTTGGAGGTTCTTCGCGCCATCGTCGAGGACTACATCGCCACTCAGGAGCCGGTCGGCAGCAAGAGCCTCGTCGAGCGGCACCAGCTTCGCGTCTCTTCCGCCACGGTGCGTAATGACATGGCGGCGCTGGAGGACGAGGGGTACATCCACCAGCCGCACACCAGCGCCGGCCGGGTGCCCACCGACAAGGGGTACCGGCTGTTCGTCGACCGGCTGTCGACGGTCAAGCCGCTGTCGCCGGCCGAGCGGCGGGCGATCCAGCGGCTGCTGTCCGGTGCGGTCGACCTGGACGACATCGTGCACCGCACGGTGCGGCTGCTCGCTCAGCTGACCCGCCAGGTCGCCGTCGTGCAGTACCCGAGCCTGGCCCGCAGCACCGTGCGGCACCTGGAGCTGGTGATGCTCACCCCGACCCGGTTGATGCTGGTGATGATCACCAACACCGGTCGGGTGGAGCAGCGGCTGGTCGACCTGCCCGGCCCGCTGAGCGAGGACGACGTGCTCGACCTCCGTGCCAAGATCAACGACAAACTGGCCGGGTGCCTGCTGTCCGACAGCCCGGTGCTGATCGAGACGCTGGTCGGCGAGGCGCCGCCGGAGATGCGCTCGGCGATGGCCACGCTGTCCAACGTGCTGCTGGACACCCTGGTCGAGCGGCGGGAGGAGCGCATCTCGCTCGCCGGCACCGCCAACCTCGCCCGCGGCACCGCGCTGGACTTTCCCGGCTCGTTCCGCGGCGTGCTGGAGGCGCTGGAGGAGGAGGTCGTGCTGCTGAAGCTGATCGGCGAGGTGGAATCGCCGACCACGCTGCGCATCCGGATCGGCGACGAGAACGAGTTCGAGGGGCTGCGCACCACCTCGGTGGTGAGCACCGGCTACGGCCCGGGCGCCATCGTCGTGGGTGGTCTGGGCGTGCTCGGCCCGACCCGGATGGACTACCCCGGCACGATCGCGGCGGTCCGCGCCGTGGCACGCTACGTCGGCGAACTGCTGGCGCAGAACTAGCCGGCGAACGCTGGCGCGAAACCAGGCCGCCGCACATCGGGCCGGCCTACCGAGACGACACGAAGGACACAGGACACCGCAGTGGCCAAGGACTACTACGCGATCCTCGGCGTGGGCCGCGAGGCCACGCCGGACGAGATCAAGCGGGCGTACCGGAAGCTTGCGCGCCAGTACCACCCGGACGTCAACTCCGAGCCGGACGCGCAGGAGCGGTTCAAGGAGATCAACGCCGCCTACGAGGTGCTCTCCGACCCGCAGAAGCGGCAGATGGTCGACATGGGCGCCGACCCCCTCGCCCCGGCGGCGGCGGGCCCGGCCCCGGCGGTCCGGGCGGACCGTTCGTCGGCTTCCAGGACATCATGGACGCGTTCTTCGGCGGTGCCGCCGGCGGCGCGGGCCGCGGCCCCCGGCCGCGTACCCGGCCCGGCTCCGACGCGCTGATCCGGCTCGACCTCGATCTGGAGGAGACCGCGTTCGGCATCGAGGCGCCGCTGACCGTGGACACCGCCGCGGTCTGCGAGACCTGCCACGGCGAGGGCACCGCACCCGGTACCCACCCGGCCACCTGCGACATGTGCGGCGGCTCGGGCGAGGTGCAGAGCGTGCAGCGCACCTTCCTCGGCCAGGTGATGACCACCCGCCCGTGCGGCAACTGTCAGGGCTTCGGCACCGTCATCCCGAACCCGTGCCCCACCTGCGGCGGTGACGGCCGGGTGCAGACCCGCCGCACCGTCACGGTCAAGATCCCGGCCGGTATCGAGGACGGGATGCGCATCCGCCTCGCCGGCCAGGGTGAGGTCGGCCCGGGCGGCGGCCCACCCGGCGACCTGTACGTGGAGATCCACGAGCGCGCCCACGACGTGTTCAGCCGCAAGGGCGAGGACCTGCACTGCCGCGTCGTGCTGCCGATGACCGCGGCGGCGCTGGGCACCCAGATGACCCTCAAGTCGCTGGACGGCGAGGAGAACGTCGAGGTCAAGCCCGGCACCCAGCCCGGCGCCACCATCAAGATCAAGAACAAGGGCGTGCCGCGGTTGCGTGGCGGCGGCCGCGGTGACCTGTTCGTCCACCTCGACGTCAAGACGCCGACCCGGCTCGACGCGGAGCAGGAGAAGCTGCTCAAGGAGCTGTCCAAGCTGCGCGGCGAGGAGACCATCGAACCGGCCCGGCCGGGCGGCGGTTTCTTCTCCCGGATGCGCGACGCGTTCAACGGGCACGCCTGACCGCCGTGATCAGCCCGAGGCTGGCCCGGGGCGGCGCGTGACCGACGCGCTGTTCCTGGTGCCGTCGGTGCCGGAAACCGGGACGTACCGGTTGGACGGCGCCGAGGGCCATCACGCCGCCGACGTGGTCCGGCTGCGGGTCGGCGAGACGCTGCTGCTCGGGGACGGCGCCGGCGCGGTCGCCGACTGCGTGGTGTCCGCCGTCGCCAAGGGCGTGCTCGACGTCGAGGTGACCGGCTACCGTCGGGTGCCGGCCCGCGAGCCGCGGCTGGTGGTGGCGCAGGCGCTCGCCAAGGGCGACCGGGGCGAGCTGGCCGTGCAGACGATGACCGAGGTCGGCGTCGACGAGATCGTGCCGTGGCAGGCCGCCCGGTCGGTGGTCCGCTGGCAGGGCGACCGGGGCGCGCGGGCGCTGGCCCGCTGGCGCGCCACCGCCCGGGAGGCCGCCAAGCAGTCGCGCCGCGCCTGGTTGCCCGCCGTGGCCGACCCCGTCGGTACTGCGGCGCTCGCCGCGCGCCTCGCCGGGCACTCGTCGTATGTGCTGCACGAGGACGCGGAGACCCCGCTCGCCACCGCACCGGTGCCGGCGACGGGCGCCGTGCTGCTGGTGGTCGGGCCGGAGGGTGGTGTCGCGCCGGAGGAGCTGGCCGCCTTCACCGCGGCCGGCGCGACCCCGGTCCGGCTCGGCCCCGAGGTGCTGCGTACCTCGACCGCCGGGGTCGCCGCCCTCGCCGTGCTCGCCGCCGTCACCGGCCGCTGGCACTGAGCCCGTGACCTGGTGCGGGACCCCGCGCGAGGCGCGGCCTAGGATGCGGGTGTGACGGACTGTCTGTTCTGCAAGATCGTTGCGGGTGAGATCCCGGCGAAGGTGGTCGACGACGCCGGGCGCACCCTGGCGTTCGCCGACATCGAGCCGCAGGCGCCGACGCACCTCCTGGTGATCACCAAGGAGCACCATCCGAGCGCGGCGGAGGCCGCGGCGGCGGACCCGGCGTTGGTGGGCGAGATCGTCGCGACCGCGCACCGGGTGGCGCAGGCGGCGGGCGTCGCGGAGTCCGGCTACCGGCTGGTGTTCAACACCGGGCCGGACGCCAACCAGACCGTGCCGCACGTGCACTGCCATGTGCTCGGCGGCCGCACCATGACCTGGCCGCCCGGGTAGGCCTGTCTCGACGTCCGCGTGCCGGCTGCGGCGGCCCCGGCTTCGGGGGCGGCGTGCCCCGCTGGCCGCGGGCCGGCGTCGCGGCCCCCGCCGCTCGCGGCGGGCCGTGTCACCGACGCCGGTGCGGGCCCTGGCCGAACCCGAAGCGGGCCCTGGTCGAACCCGAAGCGCAGCAGGTACGGACGGCGTCTCCGGCCGTGTCGCGTCCCCTTGTCGAGATGGAGCAACAGCAAGTGAGTGAGCGTCTGCGAGCGAAGCTCGGGCATCGGGCGTGGTGCCTCGTCGCCGTGCCGGCGAAGGCGGGACGGCGATGAGCGCAAGGGTGGATCGCCCGACGACGCCGGCCGACGTCGCGCGGTACTACGAGCGAACGGTGCGGCGGGCCCAGCGTGCCGCCCGGGTGCCCGCGGTACAGGTCGCGTTGCACCGCGCTGATCGTCCACTGTGGACCTTCGAGGTGGGGGACGCCGGCGGCGGGGTCACCCTCGACGCGGACACCCAGTTCCGGATCGGCTCGATCACCAAGACGTTCACCGCCGTGCTGGTGCTGCAGTGCCGTGACGACGGCCTGCTCGACCTCGACGACCCGGTGTCGGCGCACCTGTCGGTGCCGGCGCACGGTGACCTGACCATCCGCCGCCTGCTCAGCCACACCGCCGGCCTGCAACGCGAACCCTACGGCGACATCTGGGACACCCTGGCGGTGCCGAGCCTGGCCGAGACGCTCGCCGGGCTGGAGCAGGCCGAACGGATCCTGCCGCCGGGCCGCCGGTTCCACTACTCGAACCTGGCGTTCGCGCTGCTCGGCCACCTCGCCGCGGCCAAGCGTGGCGGTACCTGGGCCGAGGTGCTCGACGAGCGCATCCTCAGCCCGCTCGACCTGCCGCTGACCCTGCAACCCGGCCCCAACGCCGCCACCGGCTACCTGGTCGACGCCTGGTCCGACCACGCCCGCCCGGAGCCGCGTACCGACCTCGGCGGTGTCGCGCCGGCCGCGCAGCTGTGGGGTACCGCGTCACAACTGGCGCGCTGGGGCGCGTTCCTCGCCGACCCCGCCGCCATCGACCCGGACGGTGCGGTGCTGAGCCCCGACACCCTGGCCGAGATGCGGCACCCGAGCGTGCTGCGCGACGAGCAGGTGTGGAAGGCCGGCTGGGGCCTCGGCCTGGTCGTCCGGCCCGGCCGGGACCGCGGGAGCGACGTCGGCCACGGTGGCGCCATGCCCGGCTTCCTCGCCGAGGCGTACGGGCGGGTACCGGGCACCGATGCCGACGTGCCCGGCGCGTTCGCCGCCGCCGTCCTGCTGTCGGCCGGCAACGGTGACCGCGCGCTCGGCCTGTCCACCACGCTGCTGGACGCCGCGGTCGAGCGCGACCCGGCCGACATCCGGCCGTGGCGGATCGGTACCCCGGTGCCGGACGAGTGGGCCGGGCTGCTCGGCCACTGGTGGGGTGAGGGCTTCGAGTACGTGTTCCGCTGGCGCGACGGGCACGTGGAGGCCAGCGGCGCGGACGATGCGCCGGGCGTACCGCCGGCGGTGTTCGGGATCGAGGGGCCGGATCTGCTGCGTTCGGTGTCGGGCCGGGAGATCGGCGAGCCGCTGCGGCTGACCCGGGACGAGGACGGCCGGATCGTGCGGCTGCACTGGGCGACCTACCGGTTCACCCGCGAGCAGCAGACGTTCGACGGGGTGTGGGCGAGCCGGCCCTGACCGGCCTCGCTCGGCCCGGGGACGGGGCCGGGCGGACGGCGCCGGTGATTCCGGCCCGATTGCCCGGACTTTTCCGGTGATCGGGCCGGGATCCGGGCAAAACGCGCCGGAAACGCGGCGCGGCCCGGGCGCTCCGCCGGATACGATGGGGACCGGTAGCCACCGAGACGTCTGGAGGCATGGCCCGCAGCGGCCGACCCATGACCAGTAGCGCAGCCGACCTGCGGCACGCCCGGGTAACGACCAAGATCACGGTCCCCGACCCGCACACCATGGTGAGCCTGCTCGGTGCCCGCGACGAGCTGCTCAAGCTGGTGGAGCGCTCGATCAAGAGCGACGTGCACGTCCGGGGCAACGAGATCACCCTCACCGGCGAGCCGGCCGAAAACGCCCTCGCCGAGCGGCTCTTCGCGGAGCTGCTGGAGCTCATCGAGAAAGGCGA from the Actinocatenispora thailandica genome contains:
- a CDS encoding DUF4870 domain-containing protein — translated: MTGPSPAPPGYHDTEERNWAVLTHALAAVGIFFGGLLGWVAPLVTLLTKGETSTTLRAHAVSALNFNITWAVVDLAAIVIATCAGFVHLWPLPWVLRLIPVVPFVFNIIALVKANSGECYRHPLSYPLIK
- the hrcA gene encoding heat-inducible transcriptional repressor HrcA; this encodes MSLDERKLEVLRAIVEDYIATQEPVGSKSLVERHQLRVSSATVRNDMAALEDEGYIHQPHTSAGRVPTDKGYRLFVDRLSTVKPLSPAERRAIQRLLSGAVDLDDIVHRTVRLLAQLTRQVAVVQYPSLARSTVRHLELVMLTPTRLMLVMITNTGRVEQRLVDLPGPLSEDDVLDLRAKINDKLAGCLLSDSPVLIETLVGEAPPEMRSAMATLSNVLLDTLVERREERISLAGTANLARGTALDFPGSFRGVLEALEEEVVLLKLIGEVESPTTLRIRIGDENEFEGLRTTSVVSTGYGPGAIVVGGLGVLGPTRMDYPGTIAAVRAVARYVGELLAQN
- a CDS encoding 16S rRNA (uracil(1498)-N(3))-methyltransferase; amino-acid sequence: MTDALFLVPSVPETGTYRLDGAEGHHAADVVRLRVGETLLLGDGAGAVADCVVSAVAKGVLDVEVTGYRRVPAREPRLVVAQALAKGDRGELAVQTMTEVGVDEIVPWQAARSVVRWQGDRGARALARWRATAREAAKQSRRAWLPAVADPVGTAALAARLAGHSSYVLHEDAETPLATAPVPATGAVLLVVGPEGGVAPEELAAFTAAGATPVRLGPEVLRTSTAGVAALAVLAAVTGRWH
- a CDS encoding histidine triad nucleotide-binding protein, with amino-acid sequence MTDCLFCKIVAGEIPAKVVDDAGRTLAFADIEPQAPTHLLVITKEHHPSAAEAAAADPALVGEIVATAHRVAQAAGVAESGYRLVFNTGPDANQTVPHVHCHVLGGRTMTWPPG
- a CDS encoding serine hydrolase domain-containing protein, translating into MSARVDRPTTPADVARYYERTVRRAQRAARVPAVQVALHRADRPLWTFEVGDAGGGVTLDADTQFRIGSITKTFTAVLVLQCRDDGLLDLDDPVSAHLSVPAHGDLTIRRLLSHTAGLQREPYGDIWDTLAVPSLAETLAGLEQAERILPPGRRFHYSNLAFALLGHLAAAKRGGTWAEVLDERILSPLDLPLTLQPGPNAATGYLVDAWSDHARPEPRTDLGGVAPAAQLWGTASQLARWGAFLADPAAIDPDGAVLSPDTLAEMRHPSVLRDEQVWKAGWGLGLVVRPGRDRGSDVGHGGAMPGFLAEAYGRVPGTDADVPGAFAAAVLLSAGNGDRALGLSTTLLDAAVERDPADIRPWRIGTPVPDEWAGLLGHWWGEGFEYVFRWRDGHVEASGADDAPGVPPAVFGIEGPDLLRSVSGREIGEPLRLTRDEDGRIVRLHWATYRFTREQQTFDGVWASRP